A section of the Triticum dicoccoides isolate Atlit2015 ecotype Zavitan chromosome 7A, WEW_v2.0, whole genome shotgun sequence genome encodes:
- the LOC119333900 gene encoding uncharacterized protein LOC119333900, producing MFDAVKSSWPRPLFNAIKVPAAWNIWKQRNICYFDKITASLYDWKRALKANLENLKFRVNPELVSFLDSFIPNLSLRFCSTFLGTLQNFYGFRFFPSLTYSPTHPVASSRSFPSLTHSTKSLSRVGDAPPPHSRRRINRVAALLLRRRRRAFSSASPLPLACILSATVEPKLDILARSSRSVRSAGTTALSCSRKAATDASAPRRHRPARRSAVLDVAISDAAGTPPPLRVPCHLHPDVLWSRTALCRGSRLERLLLPLPLADSGMSTFLEWICISES from the exons ATGTTTGATGCAGTGAAGTCTTCATGGCCACGCCCATTGTTCAATGCAATCAAAGTCCCGGCCGCCTGGAACATTTGGAAACAAAGGAACATATGCTACTTTGACAAGATTACTGCATCCCTGTATGATTGGAAAAGAGCACTCAAAGCTAACTTGGAAAATCTTAAATTCAGAGTTAATCCTGAATTGGTCTCCTTTCTTGATAGCTTCATCCCAAACCTATCTCT AAGGTTTTGTAGTACATTTCTTGGAACGTTACAAAATTTCTATGGTTTCCGGTTTTTCCCCTCGCTCACTTACTCACCCACTCACCCAGTCGCCTCTTCACGCTCATTCCCCTCGCTCACCCACTCCACCAAATCCCTATCCCGCGTCGGCGACGCACCTCCCCCTCACTCGCGTCGGCGAATCAACCGCGTCGCCGCCCTTCTCCTCAGGCGTCGCCGCCGGGCCTTCTCGTCTGCGTCACCTCTCCCTCTCGCCTGCATCCTCAGCGCCACAGTCGAGCCAAAGTTGGATATTTTAGCGAGGTCGAGTAGGAGCGTGAGAAGCGCGGGCACGACGGCCTTGTCCTGCTCGAGGAAGGCGGCGACGGATGCTAGCGCTCCTCGCCGCCATCGACCTGCAAGGAGGAGCGCCGTGTTGGACGTTGCCATCTCCGACGCTGCTGGTACTCCTCCGCCGCTACGAGTGCCCTGTCACCTGCACCCAG ATGTATTGTGGTCAAGAACTGCTCTCTGCCGCGGGAGTAGATTGGAAAGGCTGCTGCTGCCACTACCACTCGCCGATTCGGGCATG AGCACATTCTTGGAGTGGATCTGCATTTCAGAAAGTTAA